From Levilactobacillus zymae, a single genomic window includes:
- a CDS encoding TetR/AcrR family transcriptional regulator, which yields MVDKDERRIAMVMAAQEYIIIHGLRGLKIDVLAQAMGVSRAKLYQYFGSKTGVIQAVVAYYTDFIDQLELPATGAAPTAFSQRFFDFFFEDMAYLGTTTPQLLSGLRAEYPELFLALNERLQTREQQERAYIQAGQAAGVFRAELLPDLVLLQNQRLIPAMVTREFRFKSRAQLPMIIRGYFDQLVATLLREPHQAAAKASWDGQRIQRINQKYARISLQAT from the coding sequence ATGGTAGATAAGGACGAGCGGCGCATCGCCATGGTCATGGCGGCGCAAGAATACATCATCATTCACGGCTTACGGGGATTGAAGATCGACGTGTTGGCGCAGGCCATGGGGGTCAGTCGGGCCAAGCTGTACCAGTATTTTGGTTCTAAAACGGGGGTCATTCAGGCCGTGGTGGCGTACTACACCGATTTTATCGATCAGCTAGAGTTACCCGCGACGGGGGCGGCACCGACGGCGTTCAGCCAGCGGTTCTTCGACTTCTTTTTCGAAGACATGGCCTACCTAGGAACCACCACACCGCAGTTATTAAGCGGGTTACGGGCCGAATATCCGGAGTTGTTTTTAGCACTGAATGAACGCCTGCAAACGCGAGAACAACAGGAACGGGCCTACATTCAGGCCGGTCAGGCGGCAGGGGTCTTTCGAGCGGAACTCCTGCCCGACTTAGTCTTGTTGCAGAATCAAAGATTAATACCGGCGATGGTGACCCGGGAGTTTCGGTTCAAGAGTCGGGCACAATTACCCATGATTATTCGGGGGTACTTCGACCAGTTAGTGGCCACGTTATTACGCGAACCCCACCAGGCCGCGGCGAAAGCGTCGTGGGATGGGCAACGCATCCAGCGGATAAACCAAAAGTACGCGCGGATTTCCTTACAAGCGACCTAA
- a CDS encoding MFS transporter, with translation MQRTISSGWILFSLAISAFAIGSTEFISVGLLPLLTQSFNISLAQGGATVSLYAAGITVGTPILALVTNRWNRKHLLIAIMVTFLLGNLLAAAAPTFGILLAGRVLAALAHGIFMAIASLIAADVVAPEKRASAIAVMFTGLTLATVTGVPLGTFIGQTFGWRASFVFLILLGLIGLVTNLLVVPNDLPLPNPTSIKGIWRILKQPQLLLILIITALGYGATFPVYTYLTPILNQQMGWSTSAIVVILIFYGVAVAIGNTLGGRFANRHPLPAIMKMFAGLAIALLLVRLTVNLHFWDLLAVVIMGLFAFMNVPGLQLYIVQLAETYTPNEVSLASALNISAFNIGIMLGSGLGGQAVAQGQLTNTPWLGIGMLVLGIGVGVILQRLEQRQGQRDLTTKHVK, from the coding sequence ATGCAGCGTACCATTTCATCAGGTTGGATCCTATTTTCCTTAGCCATTAGTGCTTTTGCCATCGGGTCCACCGAATTCATCAGTGTTGGCTTATTGCCATTGTTAACTCAGAGTTTCAACATTTCCCTCGCCCAGGGTGGCGCGACCGTGTCGCTTTACGCCGCCGGCATTACGGTGGGGACACCGATTCTGGCGCTGGTCACCAACCGCTGGAACCGTAAGCACCTCTTAATCGCCATCATGGTGACCTTCTTATTAGGTAACCTCTTGGCGGCCGCCGCCCCGACCTTCGGCATCTTGTTAGCCGGCCGGGTCCTGGCCGCTCTGGCCCACGGCATCTTCATGGCGATTGCGTCGTTGATTGCCGCGGACGTCGTGGCCCCCGAGAAGCGGGCTTCCGCCATTGCCGTAATGTTTACCGGCCTGACGTTGGCAACGGTGACCGGCGTGCCACTGGGAACCTTTATCGGGCAAACGTTCGGTTGGCGTGCCTCGTTCGTCTTCCTGATTCTGCTGGGGCTGATCGGATTAGTCACCAACCTCTTGGTCGTGCCTAACGACTTACCGTTACCCAACCCCACCAGCATCAAGGGCATTTGGCGGATCTTAAAGCAACCCCAACTCCTGTTGATCCTCATCATCACGGCCTTGGGTTACGGGGCAACGTTCCCGGTCTACACTTACCTGACGCCCATTCTGAACCAGCAAATGGGCTGGTCGACTAGCGCCATTGTCGTGATTCTGATTTTCTACGGGGTCGCCGTTGCCATTGGTAACACCCTGGGCGGCCGGTTTGCCAACCGGCACCCACTACCGGCCATCATGAAGATGTTTGCGGGCCTAGCCATCGCACTGTTACTGGTACGGTTGACCGTCAACCTGCACTTCTGGGACTTACTGGCCGTGGTCATCATGGGGCTCTTCGCCTTCATGAACGTGCCGGGGCTACAGCTCTACATCGTTCAGTTAGCGGAAACCTACACGCCGAACGAGGTTTCACTGGCCTCCGCGCTGAACATCTCGGCCTTCAACATTGGCATCATGTTGGGATCCGGGTTGGGTGGCCAAGCCGTGGCCCAGGGACAACTGACCAACACCCCCTGGTTGGGAATTGGGATGTTAGTCCTAGGAATCGGGGTAGGCGTCATTCTCCAACGGTTAGAACAACGCCAAGGACAGCGGGATCTAACCACCAAACACGTTAAATAA
- a CDS encoding HAD-IC family P-type ATPase has protein sequence MAEQPNQSSTPVAETTDPGPATPLWQRSTAQLQIDYATDGTTGLSAAEAQARLAKNGPNELTAKPQSNLLRFLKQFNNSIIYILAAAAIMTFFMHHYSDSTVIGLVIVANAFIGFFQERSADNALARIKALLVSEAVVIRDGQKLTLPSRDVVVGDIVQLEAGDTVPADLRLIAADNLKIQESALTGETDSVLKGEDPLAASDLALADRSNQAFASTAVTNGSGRGIVTVTGAQTEIGTIQQHVAKVKTQPTPLMRNLNRLGLGLSLAILVVAVLLFILGMVTHVYSLPTLLIAVITMVVGSMPEGLPASTSVVLAMGTQQMTKQNVIVKTLPAVETLGAVDIINTDKTGTLTKNEMTVTDVLTPQASYAVTGVGYDAAGQIQDQQGQTVAWQDDANLEWLVQIAGQTSDAEFHEEDGQWVLTGEPTDGALTALYHKLTGQDPAPQEIDSLPFDSAIRYSARLVDHRNQRWLLVKGAPQTLLRLMQEQGQTVDAAAWQERLSQLTRQGKRVVALGYQPVPADADEVDDLPIGKDLHLAGMTGIIDPPRPGVADDVKQLRYAGIKVKMITGDDPETAAAIAAQLTLAEQPKAITGPELNQLSDAELVDKIDQYTVFARTTPADKLRIVQAQQKRGHVVSMTGDGVNDAPALKQADIGVAMGIRGTDVAKDSADMVLADDDFTSLLGAVREGRHVFDNIRKTIRFLLPTSFAEGLIVVLSILMDQTLPLFPTQLLWINMVSALTIQFAFIFEPAESGIMKRGPRDVTKGILGKYDIFEVVYVSLLISGLGMFAYDLLTSQGLSAVVGSTMTLNVIIFGKIFYRFNLQNDHPVLSKYFFRNKMSFVIVGILLALQAMIIYWPAMQGVFHTTSANFTYGWGIPILAGIVVLVVTEIAKALRHRWQRVVQDKEQRVTADRTVD, from the coding sequence ATGGCAGAACAGCCGAATCAAAGTAGTACCCCAGTTGCCGAAACGACCGACCCTGGACCGGCCACGCCGCTGTGGCAACGTAGCACCGCGCAGCTCCAGATCGATTACGCCACCGATGGCACCACCGGTCTGAGTGCGGCGGAGGCCCAAGCTCGCTTGGCCAAGAATGGGCCCAACGAACTGACCGCTAAGCCCCAGTCCAACCTGTTGCGGTTTTTAAAACAATTCAACAACAGTATTATCTACATCTTAGCGGCCGCGGCCATTATGACCTTCTTTATGCACCACTACTCCGACTCGACCGTTATCGGGTTAGTGATTGTCGCTAACGCCTTCATCGGTTTTTTCCAGGAACGTTCCGCCGATAACGCGCTGGCGAGAATCAAGGCGTTACTGGTGTCCGAAGCCGTGGTAATCCGCGACGGGCAGAAACTCACGCTGCCGTCACGCGACGTGGTGGTTGGCGATATCGTCCAACTGGAAGCTGGGGATACCGTTCCCGCCGACCTGCGACTGATTGCCGCCGATAACCTGAAGATTCAGGAATCCGCGCTGACCGGGGAGACCGACTCCGTGTTAAAGGGAGAAGACCCGTTAGCTGCGAGTGATCTGGCGTTGGCCGACCGGTCGAACCAAGCGTTTGCCTCGACGGCCGTGACGAACGGGTCCGGCCGCGGGATCGTGACGGTGACCGGGGCACAAACCGAAATTGGGACCATTCAGCAACACGTCGCTAAGGTGAAGACCCAACCCACGCCGTTGATGCGCAACTTAAATCGCTTAGGCCTGGGCTTGTCACTGGCCATCTTAGTGGTGGCGGTCTTGCTGTTTATCTTAGGGATGGTGACCCACGTCTACAGCCTGCCAACCTTACTGATCGCCGTGATCACCATGGTGGTCGGGTCGATGCCCGAAGGCCTACCCGCTAGTACCTCGGTGGTGCTAGCGATGGGGACCCAACAGATGACTAAGCAAAACGTCATCGTTAAGACCTTGCCAGCCGTCGAAACGTTGGGGGCCGTGGACATCATCAACACCGATAAGACCGGGACGTTGACCAAAAACGAAATGACCGTGACCGACGTCTTGACCCCCCAGGCCTCCTATGCGGTGACCGGGGTGGGTTACGATGCCGCCGGGCAGATTCAAGACCAGCAGGGCCAGACCGTGGCTTGGCAAGATGACGCCAACTTGGAATGGTTGGTCCAAATCGCCGGGCAGACCTCCGACGCCGAATTCCACGAGGAAGACGGCCAATGGGTCCTGACCGGAGAACCGACCGACGGGGCGTTGACCGCGTTGTACCACAAGTTGACCGGTCAAGACCCGGCGCCGCAAGAAATCGATTCGTTGCCGTTTGACTCGGCGATTCGCTACTCCGCCCGCCTAGTCGACCACCGCAATCAGCGCTGGTTACTGGTCAAAGGGGCGCCCCAAACGTTACTGCGCCTGATGCAAGAACAGGGTCAGACCGTCGATGCGGCCGCCTGGCAGGAACGCTTGTCACAACTGACCCGCCAAGGTAAACGGGTGGTGGCCTTAGGGTACCAACCCGTCCCCGCCGATGCGGACGAGGTCGACGATTTGCCGATCGGTAAGGACCTGCATTTAGCCGGGATGACCGGGATCATCGACCCGCCGCGTCCGGGGGTGGCCGACGACGTCAAGCAACTGCGCTACGCCGGTATCAAGGTCAAGATGATCACCGGGGATGACCCTGAGACCGCCGCGGCGATTGCGGCGCAACTGACCCTGGCCGAACAGCCTAAGGCGATTACCGGACCGGAATTGAACCAGCTGAGTGACGCCGAATTGGTCGATAAGATCGACCAGTACACGGTGTTTGCCCGAACCACGCCGGCCGATAAACTGCGGATCGTGCAGGCCCAACAGAAGCGGGGCCACGTGGTCTCGATGACCGGGGACGGCGTGAACGATGCGCCGGCCTTAAAACAGGCCGATATCGGGGTGGCCATGGGGATTCGGGGAACCGACGTCGCCAAGGACTCCGCCGACATGGTCTTAGCCGACGACGATTTCACGTCATTGCTGGGGGCCGTGCGGGAAGGCCGACACGTCTTCGACAACATTCGCAAGACGATTCGCTTCCTGCTGCCGACCAGTTTTGCCGAAGGGCTAATCGTGGTGCTGAGTATCCTGATGGACCAGACGTTACCGTTGTTCCCGACGCAGTTACTGTGGATCAACATGGTCTCGGCCCTGACGATTCAGTTTGCCTTCATCTTCGAGCCCGCCGAAAGCGGCATCATGAAGCGTGGACCGCGAGACGTGACCAAGGGGATTCTGGGCAAGTACGACATCTTCGAAGTGGTTTACGTGTCGCTGCTGATTTCGGGGCTGGGGATGTTTGCCTACGACCTGTTGACCAGTCAGGGACTTAGCGCCGTGGTCGGCAGTACCATGACGTTAAACGTGATCATCTTCGGGAAGATCTTCTACCGGTTCAACCTGCAAAACGACCATCCGGTACTCTCGAAGTACTTCTTTAGAAATAAGATGAGTTTCGTGATTGTGGGCATCCTGTTGGCACTCCAAGCCATGATCATCTACTGGCCAGCCATGCAGGGCGTCTTCCACACCACCAGTGCCAACTTCACTTACGGCTGGGGGATTCCGATCCTGGCCGGTATCGTGGTTCTGGTAGTCACCGAAATTGCCAAGGCGTTACGGCACCGTTGGCAACGCGTGGTTCAGGATAAGGAACAACGCGTCACGGCCGACCGAACGGTGGACTAA